A genomic region of Plasmodium falciparum 3D7 genome assembly, chromosome: 11 contains the following coding sequences:
- a CDS encoding OTU domain-containing protein, putative, producing the protein MEEEGRISYHEYKRRLKKLTEEIKKEMKKSSNKNKKSETLLNLEEKLNKLNELYNKEDDNKKVEENYNNDDNNKDDPFHTNTLYQMNVMSKKALRNRKKMEHREYEEEQIEKSRNKEGEKEYEELSLNLKKLNKTIYSIAPDGNCLYESIIHQLKYRIHTYQYTITDFLKLINKEQFSLDNINLKDYINTNFFNFNIFNNINPNDLSSDLLRFITSIYLLQNKELFINFIYDSDDCEDNDTYFKYCEDIIKGVYGSEIEIKALSNILKKKITVYDVNMNISYEEDCEEELFLCFHHKLYALGKHYNSVIDLPS; encoded by the exons atggaagagGAAGGGCGCATAAGTTACCACGAATACAAAAGgagattaaaaaaattaactgaggaaataaaaaaagagatgaaaaaaagtagtaacaaaaataaaaagagtGAGACATTATTGAATttagaagaaaaattaaataaactGAATgagttatataataaagaagatgACAACAAAAAGGTAGAAGAGAAttacaataatgatgataataataaggatGACCCTTTTCATACAAATACTTTATATCAAATGAATGTAATGTCAAAGAAAGCCTTAAggaatagaaaaaaaatggaacatAGAGAATATGAAGAAGAACAAATTGAAAAATCAAGAAATAAAGAAGGGGAGAAAgaatatgaagaattatCTTTGAAcctaaaaaaattaaataaaactaTTTATTCTATAGCACCTGATGGAAATTGCTTATATGAATCCATAATACATCAACTTAAATATAGAATACATACTTATCAATATACAATAACAGACTTTTTAAAacttataaataaagaacaaTTTTCTctagataatattaatttaaaagattatataaatacaaacttttttaattttaatatatttaataatataaatccaAATGATTTGAGTAGTGACCTTTTAAGATTTATTacttcaatatatttattacaaaataaagaattatttatcaattttatatatgattcaGATGATTGTGAAGACAacg atACCTATTTCAAATATTGTGAAGATATAATTAAAGGTGTATATGg aaGCGAAATAGAAATAAAGGCTTTATCAAATATTctcaagaaaaaaattactgTTTATGATgtaaatatgaacatatcATAT gAAGAAGACTGTGAAGAGGAATTATTCTTATGCTTTCATCATAAATTATATGCCCTAG gGAAGCACTACAACTCAGTCATTGATTTACCGTCGTAA
- a CDS encoding inner membrane complex protein 1b, putative yields the protein MSHYNPEQLNFVNNHRNNVKEGYFYKNNLLKENNNKMESSKNCIMVPLINNPSHSENNFSKNNRDENINEEKSKYQFEYQNKIIQVPELKYVDKMVYDPVIIEKVKYVPKEVIKYNIIKKPVIKNIITEKKVDVLQVKEKISFKEEEIVEDVYNYVDKDLNTKWNESQYDNEMYKDLTKKKNYIGQNHLLPNNINKMGHINDRTYKHINNNITNLLEPFGPQIDVEENKIIENVFVPNVEKVIEVNKKIDIPINLPVPYIVPKPKIIDVDVPVFKFNDKYVPVPVSKKIIPKITWTDKIYQVDCLIEKPYLVYHNIIKMVPTDSKITVREYPKGIKKINPEELYEVDNLALWMRVNADLKQEHDQMKNEKYETNKKKGKGETEQLDDNISSDHTCECSESYETYEKLSNEEFNSSNEETTIKSSNENILDTLPLHPGHPLEFIHLQNKWINQDTTNIPDMYDQKYLDAHRNAVFNLTTQMPREAEVEAKQLLYIQKKLQQEETL from the coding sequence ATGTCTCATTATAATCCAGAACAACTAAATTTTGTTAATAACCATAGGAATAATGTTAAGGAaggatatttttataaaaataatttattaaaagaaaataataataaaatggaaaGTTCTAAAAATTGTATTATGGTGCCTTTAATAAATAACCCTTCTCATagtgaaaataatttttcaaaGAATAATAgagatgaaaatataaatgaagaaaaatcaAAATACCAATTTgaatatcaaaataaaataatacaagttcccgaattaaaatatgtagACAAAATGGTATATGATCCAGTAATTATAGAAAAGGTAAAATATGTTCCTAAAGaggttataaaatataatatcataaagAAACCtgtaataaaaaacataataacTGAAAAAAAAGTGGATGTTCTTCAGgtgaaggaaaaaataagttttaaagaagaagaaattgTAGAAGATGTGTATAATTATGTTGATAAAGATTTAAACACAAAGTGGAATGAATCACAATATGATAATGAAATGTATAAagatttaacaaaaaaaaaaaattatataggacaaaatcatttattaccaaataatataaataaaatgggACATATTAATGATCgtacatataaacatataaataataatattacaaatttACTAGAACCTTTCGGACCTCAAATCGAtgttgaagaaaataaaataatcgAAAATGTATTCGTACCGAATGTAGAAAAAGTAATAGAAgtaaataagaaaattgATATACCAATAAATTTACCAGTACCATATATTGTACCGAAACCTAAAATTATTGACGTGGATGTTCCggtttttaaatttaatgatAAGTATGTACCTGTTCCTgtaagtaaaaaaataatacccAAAATTACATGGACAGATAAAATTTATCAAGTCGACTGTTTAATAGAGAAACCATATTTAGTATACcacaatataattaaaatggtACCTACAGATTCCAAAATTACTGTTCGAGAATATCCAAagggaataaaaaaaataaatccaGAAGAATTATATGAAGTAGATAATTTGGCATTATGGATGAGAGTTAATGCTGACTTAAAACAAGAACATGatcaaatgaaaaatgaaaaatatgaaacaaataagaaaaaaggaaaaggagAAACAGAACAActagatgataatatatcatcTGACCATACATGTGAATGTTCAGAATCATACGAAacttatgaaaaattatcaaATGAAGAATTTAATTCATCAAATGAAGAAACTACAATCAAATCATCTAATGAAAACATATTGGATACATTACCATTACATCCTGGACATCCTTTAgaatttattcatttacaAAACAAATGGATAAATCAAGACACTACAAATATTCCTGATATGTATGATCAAAAATATCTAGATGCTCACAGAAATGCTGTATTTAATTTAACTACACAAATGCCTAGAGAAGCGGAAGTAGAAGCCAAAcaacttttatatattcaaaaaaaattacagcAAGAGGAAACATTATGA
- a CDS encoding dolichol-phosphate mannosyltransferase, with product MVIRFFLFVITLLGLCINMVCCNFKYSIILPTYNEKENLPYLIYMIIDELNKHEIKFEIIVIDDNSQDGTADVYKKLQNIFKDEELLLIQRKGKLGLGSAYMEGLKNVTGDFVIIMDADLSHHPKYIYNFIKKQREKNCDIVTGTRYKNQGGISGWSFNRIIISRVANFLAQFLLFINLSDLTGSFRLYKTNVLKELMQSINNTGYVFQMEVLVRAYKMGKSIEEVGYVFVDRLFGKSKLETTDILQYLSGLFKLFWSI from the coding sequence atggTTATTCGATTTTTCCTGTTTGTCATTACACTCTTAGGCTTATGCATAAATATGGTGTGttgtaattttaaatattcgaTTATATTACCTACTTacaatgaaaaagaaaacttACCATatcttatttatatgataattgatgaattaaataaacaTGAAATTAAATTTGAAATAATTGTAATAGATGATAATAGTCAAGATGGTACTGCAGATGTGTACAAAAAGTTACAAAACATTTTTAAGGatgaagaattattattaatacaaagaaaaggaaaattagGGTTAGGTTCTGCATATATGGAAggtttaaaaaatgtaacaggagattttgttataataatgGATGCTGATTTATCACATCAtcctaaatatatttataactttattaaaaaacaaagagaaaaaaattgTGACATTGTTACAGGCACAAGATATAAGAACCAAGGTGGAATATCAGGATGGTCATTTAATAGAATTATAATAAGTAGAGTAGCAAATTTTTTAGCTCAATTTCTATTATTCATTAATCTATCAGATTTAACCGGGTCTTTTagattatataaaactaATGTACTGAAGGAACTTATGCAATCTATTAATAATACAGGTTATGTTTTTCAAATGGAAGTTCTTGTAAGAGCATATAAAATGGGAAAATCTATAGAAGAAGTTGGTTACGTTTTTGTTGATAGATTATTTGGAAAATCAAAACTGGAAACTACAGATATTTTACAATACTTATCAGGTCTTTTCAAGTTATTCTGgtcaatataa
- a CDS encoding EELM2 domain-containing protein, putative, translating into MEKKSVSMQNKVKKKCIDKSKGKDTNAIKSNGVNNNKNGTYNNNDKKINNKNLKPSDANVDIKNYSDNNENDSFCYECYHGGNLVCCDNCIRSYHLYCLSSSDKPQPNFNYWYCPLCKRRGVTVDASLKRRKKIKTIKTVEKKKDKVKQKSEGSKYTNQINVGENYQVSNVSTFFLNSHSEKYDETSKSELVYSPYLLERMKENYLSEGQYELVIKNDYELAIFIKELAKNWKCQLGWHPFTPEYAFKILHHVDYNPKKAIELLKSSEFNFLEICDPPIRKYENKWRPRDKRGQISDSPYPSSELLQSYLKRSVEFSLDEKKYHYPVNTGNKFYCEINKNNIIETNYPNERTRNSLRKEIEEDDDEEDDYEDDDLEEEEEDDKDDEEYYEEYDK; encoded by the exons atggaaaaaaaaagtgttaGTATGcaaaataaagtaaaaaaaaaatgtatagaTAAGAGTAAGGGTAAGGATACTAATGCTATAAAAAGCAATGGCgtaaataataacaagaaTGGAACATACAATAACAatgataagaaaataaataataaaaatttaaaaccATCAGATGCTAATgtagatattaaaaattatagtgataataatgaaaatgattcATTTTGTTATGAATGTTATCATGGAGGGAATTTAGTTTGTTGTGATAATTGTATTAGAtcttatcatttatat tgCCTCAGTTCGTCAGACAAGCCACAACCCAATTTTAATTATTGGTATTGCCCATTATGTAAAAGAAGAG gTGTAACGGTGGATGCTTcattaaaaagaagaaaaaaaattaaaacgataaa AACtgttgaaaaaaagaaagataaaGTCAAACAAAAAAGTGAAGGCAGCAAATATACCAACCAAATTAATGTAGGAGAAAATTATCAAGTTTCAAACGTgtctactttttttttaaatagccATTCGGAAAAATATGATG AAACCAGCAAATCAGAATTGGTTTATTCCCCTTATTTATTAGAAAGAAtgaaagaaaattatttaagTGAAGGACAATACGAATTAGTTATTAAAAACGATTATGAGCTTGCAATATTTATAAAGGAGCTAGCCAAAAATTGGAAATGTCAATTAGGATGGCATCCATTTACACCTGAATAtgcatttaaaatattacacCATGTTGATTATAACCCCAAGAAAGCTATTGAATTGTTAAAAAGTTCAGAATTTAATTTTCTAg aaatatGCGACCCACCCATACGAAAATATGAGAACAAATGGAGACCCCGAGATAAAAGAGGACAAATATCGG aTTCTCCATACCCTTCTTCTGAACTGCTCCAAAGCTATCTAAAACGATCTGTTGAATTTTCCTTAGATGAAAAGAAATATCACTATCCTGTTAACACGGgcaataaattttattgtgaaataaataagaataatattatagaaaCAAATTATCCTAATGAAAGAACTAGAAATTCTTTAAGGAAAGAAATTGAAGAAGACGACGATGAAGAAGACGattatgaagatgatgatttagaagaagaggaagaagatgataaagatgatgaagaatattatgaagaatatgataagtga